The DNA region ATCTATTGTAGGACTAATTTTTAATAGATTTGTTAAGATTCTATAATCAAAAATAAGTCTATAATATATCAACGCTTAAAATTACAAAATGTTTCTCGAAAATACGGTAAATCAGGCAGAACAATTTGGTTGGATTGAGGTAATCTGTGGTTCTATGTTTTCGGGTAAAACGGAAGAATTAATACGCAGATTAAAAAGAGCACAGTTTGCTAAACAAAAAGTTGAGATTTTTAAACCAGAAGTAGATAAGCGTTATGATGATGATAATGTGGTCTCGCACGATGCCAACGAAATCCGTTCAACACCTGTGCCCGCAGCTGCAAATATCAGGATTTTGGCTAATGATGTTGACGTAGTTGGTATAGATGAAGCACAGTTCTTTGATGATGAGATCGTAGCCGTTTGTAACGATTTAGCCAATAGGGGTGTTAGGGTTATTATTGCTGGTTTAGATATGGATTTTAAAGGAAATCCTTTTGGACCTATGCCGGCACTTATGGCTACAGCTGAGTATGTTACCAAAGTACATGCGGTATGCACTAAAACAGGTAATTTAGCCCATTATAGTCATAGAAAGGTAAAAAATGATAAGGTTGTATTTCTTGGGGAAACAGAAGAATATGAGCCTTTGAGCAGAGCTGCTTATTATAAAGAAATGATTCAGGAGAAAGTAAAGCATATAGAAGTAAAAGATGCAGAAAAAATTACACCTAAATCAAAATAGCAGATGGCTCAAGTTCAAGAAACTGTTTTAGAAATTGATTTAAATGCTCTTCAGCATAATTTTGAATACCTAAAGTCAAAGCTTAAAGAGAAAACAAAGACTCTAGCAGTTGTTAAGGCTTTTGGTTACGGTACTGATGCCTGTATCGTTGCCAAACATTTAGAAAAGCTAAATGTAGATTATTTTGCTGTAGCTTACGTTAATGAAGGTGTTGCTTTACGAGAGGCTGGAATAAAAACTCCCATTCTAGTCTTACACCCACAAGTTGTAAATTTTAAAACGCTTATAAATTACTGTTTAGAGCCCAACTTATACTGCAAACAGGTGTTAGAAGCTTTTGAAGAAATAGCTAAAACTGAGAATCAAAAAGATTATCCTATACATATCAAATTCAATTCAGGTTTAAATAGATTAGGGTTTTCTGAAGATGACACTAATGATGTTATTGATATATTAAATGAAACAAATGCTATAAAAGTAGCCTCAATCTTCTCGCATTTGGCAGCCAGTGAAGATTTGAAGGAAAAAGAATTTTCTGAACGTCAAATTGAGGTCTTTGAAGAAATTATTGAAAAATTTAAATCAAATCTAAATTATCAACCACTGTCTCATATGGCGAACACTTCAGGAATTTTAAATTATCCTGAAACTCATTTTGATATGGTCAGAATGGGAATTGGTTTATACGGTTTTGCCAATGATGAAGAATTTACCAAACAGTTTAGGAATGTAGCTTCTTTAAAATCGATTATTTCTCAGATTCATACCATAAAAAAAGGGCAATCTGTTGGATATAACAGAGCTTATAAAGCTGAAAAAAAAATAAAAACTGCAACAATACCAATAGGCCATGCCGATGGAATTCATAGAGCATTTGGGAATGGTAAAGGATATGTTCACATTAACGGGGTCAAAGCTCCAATCGTTGGTAATGTTTGTATGGATATGCTTATGGTAAATGTGAGTAACATAAATTGTGAAGAAGGAGATGAAGTGATAATTTTTGACAATCAGGAAACCGTAAACGATTTAAGTATAAGCATAAATACTATTCCGTACGAGATTTTGACCGCAATTTCCCGAAGGGTGAGAAGAATTGTTAAGTAAATGTTAATTTTTGTATATTTGTCGTTATTAACCTATTAAACAAAACTAAAATGTTAAAAGAGTTCAAGAATTTTATTATGACCGGCAACGTTATTGATTTTGCCGTTGCTGTTATTTTAGCAGGTGCTGTTGGCCTTGTGGTTAACGGATTTGTAAATGACATTATTATGCCTATTGTTGGTCATTTTGCCGGCGGAATGGATTTTGCCGCTATGAAACATGTTTTATCTCCGGCGGAATTAGCTGCAGATGGTACGGTAGTTAAGGCTGAAAATACCATAAGATATGGTGCATGGATCAACACAATTATCAATTTAATTATTGTTGGCTTTGTAATGTTTATGATGGTAAAGGCATACAATAAGACGAAAGCCCCAGTAGAAGAAGCTCCTGCAGGTCCATCTCAAGAAGATCTTTTGGCAGAAATCAGAGATTTATTGAAAAAATAATAATATTCGTAATAACCAAAATCAATTACCCTTAAGACCCGAGTTGAAAAGCTCGGGTTTTTTGTTTTTTATAATTTTACATAAACATAACCTTTTCTGGTTTTTCTATAATGTTTACCACCCCAAGCGTAATATCTTTTTCCTTTTACATAAACCACTTTATGATATTTCGGTGCTTTTTTAATAAAAACGGTTTTTGTACGCACATGTGTTGGTCTAACAGTAGTTACACAAGATGTACTAAATAGTAGTAAGGAAACTCC from Aureibaculum sp. 2308TA14-22 includes:
- the mscL gene encoding large conductance mechanosensitive channel protein MscL, yielding MLKEFKNFIMTGNVIDFAVAVILAGAVGLVVNGFVNDIIMPIVGHFAGGMDFAAMKHVLSPAELAADGTVVKAENTIRYGAWINTIINLIIVGFVMFMMVKAYNKTKAPVEEAPAGPSQEDLLAEIRDLLKK
- a CDS encoding thymidine kinase, which gives rise to MFLENTVNQAEQFGWIEVICGSMFSGKTEELIRRLKRAQFAKQKVEIFKPEVDKRYDDDNVVSHDANEIRSTPVPAAANIRILANDVDVVGIDEAQFFDDEIVAVCNDLANRGVRVIIAGLDMDFKGNPFGPMPALMATAEYVTKVHAVCTKTGNLAHYSHRKVKNDKVVFLGETEEYEPLSRAAYYKEMIQEKVKHIEVKDAEKITPKSK
- the alr gene encoding alanine racemase yields the protein MAQVQETVLEIDLNALQHNFEYLKSKLKEKTKTLAVVKAFGYGTDACIVAKHLEKLNVDYFAVAYVNEGVALREAGIKTPILVLHPQVVNFKTLINYCLEPNLYCKQVLEAFEEIAKTENQKDYPIHIKFNSGLNRLGFSEDDTNDVIDILNETNAIKVASIFSHLAASEDLKEKEFSERQIEVFEEIIEKFKSNLNYQPLSHMANTSGILNYPETHFDMVRMGIGLYGFANDEEFTKQFRNVASLKSIISQIHTIKKGQSVGYNRAYKAEKKIKTATIPIGHADGIHRAFGNGKGYVHINGVKAPIVGNVCMDMLMVNVSNINCEEGDEVIIFDNQETVNDLSISINTIPYEILTAISRRVRRIVK